In a single window of the Megalobrama amblycephala isolate DHTTF-2021 linkage group LG3, ASM1881202v1, whole genome shotgun sequence genome:
- the LOC125265764 gene encoding adhesion G-protein coupled receptor G5-like, with the protein MKLLLLLIMIYGVDGQIRRDSIQTQISDTTSQKKELTPMTNTAFNAWCKKEMGDFLKTDCVYTAFNGWCKKEIDDFLNADCSLLTLATWRFKTLCLGGQQEALEKITKKEKECIHSILKTTKESKTYHFADFALTVILMNKQTNKADNCVPITAPSVSKKTQTIQTMIPVEPFQNVPEDQQKVGVVTYDSNMQFNMNNSIMSQVIRIEVPGRDTVKLNSTNPLIIHFPVNNYTNHTNTSYIYSCQYYDEHGNNTWKTDGCNTTQLSDNLVECSCNHMTPFAVLLVEVINIDERQWEILSYISYVGCGLSAIFSACSVLSFIFNRNSRAEVSNRIHVSLSGALFLLNISFMLSEWAATLSAKEFCVFIAVMIHYSLLSCFTWMAVEALHLYLLLIRVFNIYVKYYMTKLSLIGWGIPAVVIGSLLSIHITRPIYGTKDVTLANSNATNAVCWITEPFILYGVNLPYFTVVFMFNLAVLITVSRQIFKLKQVEKKKHKIIPVKDAGTVLGLMCLLGTSWGLVFLSSGYTNYPILYLFCISNTLQGFSIFLWMFLTARPDKQKATHTKSLSTVDTFPIEKQREIAHA; encoded by the exons ATGAAACTTCTGCTACTTCTGATCATGATTTATGGAGTGGATGGACAAATAAGGAGAGATTCAATTCAAACACAAATCTCTGACACCACTTCACAAAAGAAGGAACTCACCCCTA TGACAAATACAGCATTCAATGCCTGGTGTAAAAAAGAAATGGGTGATTTCTTGAAAACTGATTGCGTCTATACAGCATTCAACGGCTGGTGTAAAAAAGAAATTGATGATTTCTTGAACGCTGACTGCTCCTTACTGACACTGGCAACATGGagatttaaaacattatgcCTAGGAGGACAACAAGAAGCTTTGGAAAAAATCACTAA AAAGGAGAAGGAATGCATAcacagcattttaaaaacaacgAAGGAATCAAAGACCTACCATTTTGCGGATTTCGCTTTGACTGTGATTTTGAtgaacaagcaaacaaacaaggCAGACAATTGTGTACCAATCACTGCTCCAAGT gTGTCTAAAAAAACTCAAACAATACAGACAATGATCCCAGTGGAGCCTTTCCAGAATGTCCCTGAGGACCAGCAGAAAGTTGGAGTAGTTACCTACGATTCCAATATGCAgtttaat ATGAATAATTCTATAATGTCCCAAGTCATACGGATTGAAGTTCCTGGACGTGACACTGTGAAGCTGAATTCGACCAATCCACTTATAATACATTTCCCAGTCAATAATTACACAAATCACACAAAC ACAAGCTACATATATTCCTGTCAATACTATGATGAACACG GAAACAACACCTGGAAAACGGATGGCTGTAACACCACTCAGCTCAGTGATAATCTTGTGGAGTGCTCCTGTAATCACATGACCCCGTTTGCTGTGCTTCTA GTTGAGGTGATTAATATTGATGAACGCCAGTGGGAAATCTTGTCATACATCAGCTACGTTGGCTGCGGTCTGTCTGCAATCTTTTCTGCTTGCTCTGTcttgtcattcattttcaacag GAACTCAAGGGCAGAAGTGTCCAACAGAATCCATGTGTCTCTGAGTGGCGCTCTCTTTCTCCTCAACATCAGCTTCATGCTCAGCGAATGGGCTGCCACACTGAGTGCCAAAGAATTCTGTGTGTTTATCGCTGTGATGATACACTACAGCCTGCTGAGTTGTTTCACCTGGATGGCTGTTGAAGCCTTGCATCTGTACCTTCTTCTCATCAGAGTGTTCAACATTTACGTCAAGTACTACATGACCAAGTTGTCCCTGATCGGATGGG GAATCCCTGCTGTTGTTATTGGAAGTTTGCTGTCAATTCATATCACTCGTCCTATATATGGCACTAAGGATGTGACGTTAGCAAATTCTAATGCAACAAATGCAGT TTGTTGGATCACAGAGCCTTTCATCCTGTATGGAGTGAACCTTCCCTACTTCACCGTCGTATTCATGTTCAATTTAGCAGTCCTAATCACAGTGTCCAGACAGATCTTTAAGCTAAAGCAAGTGGAGAAAAAGAAGCACAAGATAATCCCAGTGAAGGACGCGGGCACAGTGCTGGGCCTCATGTGTCTGCTGGGTACATCATGGGGTTTGGTCTTTCTTAGCTCTGGATATACCAACTACCCTATACTCTACCTGTTCTGCATTTCAAATACATTGCAAG GGTTTTCTATCTTTCTGTGGATGTTTCTGACAGCAAGGCCAGACAAACAGAAAGCAACTCATACCAAGTCTTTATCCACTGTGGACACCTTCCCCATTGAGAAACAAAGGGAAATAGCCCATGCCTAA